From one Lycium barbarum isolate Lr01 chromosome 6, ASM1917538v2, whole genome shotgun sequence genomic stretch:
- the LOC132598915 gene encoding uncharacterized protein LOC132598915 — protein sequence MASLQLLKSPLISFSQSKSSSFSTMVGRRRILGVRFQRKNPILKTFVDTKFRVSCRLQDSDNQSNGEEPPESLFMKELRRRGMTPTSLLEETNTNIKEDEKTNTREEDGGFYRRNALSTDSGRNLTNQREQSMALNSEGLEGLIPRAKLLLTLGGTFFLAFWPLILVTIAAFAACYLYFGPSFVHFASNRSTDPPPYIDPYVLLEEERISQTAPRLN from the exons ATGGCTTCTTTACAGTTATTGAAGTCTCCATTAATCTCATTTTCTCAGTCAAAATCTAGTAGTTTTTCTACTATGGTTGGAAGGAGGAGGATATTGGGTGTGAGGTTTCAAAGGAAAAATCCAATCTTGAAGACATTTGTTGATACTAAGTTTAGGGTTAGTTGTAGACTTCAAGACAGTGATAACCAGAGTAATG GTGAAGAACCTCCAGAGTCATTGTTTATGAAAGAGTTGAGAAGACGTGGCATGACTCCAACTTCATTGCTTGAGGAGACAAACACAAACATCAAAGAAGACGAGAAGACAAATACTAGGGAAGAAGATGGAGGTTTCTATAGAAGAAATGCACTGTCAACAGATTCTGGAAGAAATTTGACTAATCAAAGGGAACAGTCTATGGCACTGAATAGCGAAGGCCTTGAG GGTTTGATTCCACGGGCAAAACTTTTGCTTACTCTTGGTGGAACATTCTTTTTGGCATTTTGGCCGTTGATCCTTGTCACTATTGCAGCTTTCGCGGCTTGTTACCTG TATTTTGGGCCTTCATTTGTCCACTTTGCAAGCAACAGATCAACAGATCCACCACCATATATTGATCCTTATGTACTACTCGAAGAAGAGAGGATATCACAGACAGCTCCACGTCTAAATTGA